CTCGGTAGCCGATATAGCCGGCGAGTTTTGTCGCAATCGGCCCGGGCATCGTGTTCGATAAGGCGATCGTGTCACCATATTCCTCGTCCGTCAACCAGCCGTAGCGATCCACGACATCACGCTGCATGATCGGAATGACTGCCGGGCCGCCGCCAAAGCCGAGCATGCCGGCGCGGAAAAAGGCCATGGCGAGATCGGTCGATTTGACGCCTTGTTCTGTTACCAAACAGCAATCGCTCCGTCCGTACGGGATTCCGTGCCGCCTGCAAGCACGCCGGTTTCTGGATTGCGCCAAATAATCTGACCGCGACCAAAGCTGCCCGGGTCCGCCATCACTTCCACTTGATGCCCTCTGCGTTGCAATTCCTGCGCTAAATAGTTCGGGAACTCCGCTTCGACGGTCACTTTTTTGCCGCCCATCCATTGCCAGCGCGGCATATCGAGCGCCGCTTGCGGATTCAGTAGGTAATCGAGCGTATTCACGACCACTTGAAAATGGCCTTGCGGCTGCATATAGCCTCCCATAACGCCAAACGGCCCGACCGCTTCGCCCGCTTTTGTCAAAAACCCTGGAATGATTGTATGGAAAGTTCGCTTGCCTGGCTTCAAGGCATTTGGGTGGCTATCATCAAGCGAGAAATCCGCTCCGCGGTTCTGCAACCCGATGCCCGTTCCTGGAATGACGATGCCGGAGCCAAAGCCCATGTAATTGCTTTGGATATAGGAAATCATATTGCCTTCCTCGTCGGCCGCTGCTAAGTAAACCGTGCCGCCTTTTGGCAGTTCGTACGCGACGGGGTCGACCGCTTCTGTGCCGATTTCTTTTGCGCGGCTCGCTGCATAGTCATCCGATAATAAATGTTCAGCCGTCACTGGCATATCCGTTTGTTCGGTGATGAAGGCCTGGCCATCCGTATAAGCCAGTTTCATCGATTCGATTTGCTGGTGCAGCGTGTTGCCATGTTGCCAGACGGGAGTGTCTAGTTGCTTGAAAATATTGAGCGCCATTTGCGCGACCATGCCTTGGCCGTTTGGCGGGATTTCCCACACCTCATGCCCTTTATAGCTCGTCGAAATGGGCTTAACCCATTCAGCCTTGTACGCGGCTAAATCTTGTTTTTTCAAGAAACCGCCGTGTTCAGTCATGAAGCTGTCGATTTTCTCTGCCAGCTCGCCTTCGTAAAAAGCTTTGGCATCGGTTTCGCCAATTTTTCGCAGCGTGTCGGCGTGGCCTGGAGACTTCCACATTTCACCAATTTCCGGCACACGGCCATCTGGCGCAAAAGTTTCAAACCATGCTTCGAATTCTTTAGCAGTGAAATTCTTGTTGAAGATGTCGTAAGCTTTTTTCCAATACTTGCCGAGAATCGGTGTCAACGGATAGCCTTCTTCCGCATAGCGAATGGCCGGTTCCAAAGTTTCCGCTAAGCTGAGCTTGCCGAAACGTTTCGACAACTCTGCCCAAGCAGCGGGAACACCTGGAACCGTAATTGGGACTAAGCCATGCGTCGGCATCTTGTCATGGCCTTTTGCTTTAACGGCTTCGATCGTCAGTTCCTGAGGCGAAGGACCGGATGCATTCAATCCGTGCAGTTCGCCTTTTACCCAGACGAGCGCGAACGCATCGCCGCCGATGCCATTTGAGGTCGGTTCTACAACGGTTAAGGTCGCTGCTGTCGCGATTGCGGCATCGATGGCGTTGCCGCCTTTTTTCAAAATTTCAAGACCTGTTTGCGCGGCAAGCGGCTGTGAGGTTGCCACCATGCCTTTCTTACCGAAGACCGTATGGCGTTTCCCCGGGAAAGGGTGATTTGAATAATCCAATGTGATTCCTCCTATTATGTATTGCTCAAGCGATTAAACTCTCGAGCAAGGTGAACTTTTTATATTATTCAAATTTTACGGGAGCCACTCAAATAAGTAAAATTAAATATATTTAATAGTATAATGAGGAAAACTCAACGAGGTGAACATATGGACCACAAATTGGAGATTTTTGTTACTACTGCTGAACAAAAAAGCTTTACCCGTGCAGCCGAATTGCTTCACATGACTCCTTCGGCTATTTCTTTGAGCATCAAGGCGCTGGAAAACAAACTGGGCGTCCGACTGTTCGAGCGCAGTAATAAGTACGTTCAATTGACGGAAGCTGGCCAGGTAATGTATGCCCAGTCTAAAGAGATTCTCTTGAAATACGATCAATTAAAGCTGGCACTGACGGAACTCGACCCATCGACAGCGATGCCCTTGTCCATTGGAGCAGCCTATACATTCGGCGAATACTTTTTGCCTGGCATCATTTACGCGTTTAGCAAGCGCCATCCGAACATTACACCGAGTATCACCATCCACAATTCCAAGACCATTATCGAGCAAATCCATAAGCAAGAACTCGACATCGGCTTTATCGTTGAAGGGGAAGCGAGCGGCAACGATGTTAAAACAGATTTGTTTGCAGAAGAAGAGATGGTCATCATTGCACGCGCCAATCACCCGATTATTCACCATTCTCAAGTCGACCGCCGTTTGCTCGAAGCCGAAACTTGGATCATCCGAGAACCCGGTTCCGGCACGCGCGACGTCACCGACAAGCTATTCGCCCAGCTCGGCATTGCCCCGAAGAAAGTCATGAGCTTCGGCAGTTCTCAAACGATCAAGGAATCAGTCGCACTTGGCCTTGGCATCTCGTATCTCTCGGAATCCACCGTCAAAATCGAAACGAAAACCGGATCGATTGGTGCCATCACACTGGCCGACTTCCCGAATAAAAGCCGCTTCCATTACATTACCCATCGCGCAAGCTTCCATACACCGGCGGCTCAGCTTTTCTTGGATTTTCTCAATTCCTATGTCCTTGATGAAAAAGTTTCAGTGCATACGAAAAAACGCCTAGCGGAACTTTGAAGAATCATTTCGACTCTCTTTCATCTGCGCTCGTCTTGTTCCTCTCAATCCGGATGAACCAGACGCCACATCAAATCCAAGCTCCAAGCGAATAAGTAGTTTTTTTACATCCGTAAAAGCCCAAGGAAAGGAGTTCCTTTTCTTGGGCTTTTATCGTTTTCTTCTATAGTAGACCATCCTATTTACTGAAAGAACGGGTTGCCTTGCTGGCCGATCCATAAATCGCTTTGCTCGATTTGCCTCGCCAGCTGAAGCAAGCGATGCTCTTCGCCTTTTTGCGCCATCACTTGCACGCCAAGCGGCAAATTCGCCTGTGTTACATGAAGCGGCAAAGACATTGCCGGCTGTCCGGTCAAGTTCGCCAACTGCGTAAACGGCGTATAGCTGAGGCTCGGTAAAAACATCGCGTAAATCAGTTCTTGCTGATCCGTCGCATCACGTGCCATATCGAGCGCTTGCAATAGCCGAGTGCGGGATTCCGGGGAATGGCTCAATTCGCCGATTTCCGGTGCCGCATGGGCCGTTGCAGGTGTAATGTAAAAATCGAAATGCTCGTGAAGTGCGGCCATTTTCGCGGCGGCCGCATCCCACGCAGCGAGGCTCGCGGAATAATCCGCTGCAGACACTCTGCGACCAGCCGATGCCAGTAGCCAAGATTCGATTTCCATATCGTCTTCTGTCAAACGCCGACCCAGTGATTGCTCCAGGTTTTTCTTAAGCAGCGCCATTTCCCCGCTGTTCATCAAATAATACTCGCGCATCAATTGGACGCCGTCGATGTCGGGAGTTTTTTCTTCGATTCGGTGCCCTTGTCCTTCTAACCAGCGCACTGTTTTCAACACCGCTGTTTTCGCCTCTTCCGACACCAAGGTGCCGACAGGCGATTCCAAAGAGAACGCAATGTTTAAGGGCTTATCAAAATCCCGGTCCAGCTGTTCGGTGTATTTCCCTGGAAATAACGGCGTTTGAAATGCCGCTTCCGGCTGAACGATCTGTAAGGCATCGAGTAGCCCAGCACTGTCCCGTACCGTCCGGCTCAGCGCAAAATCAATTGAGGCCCCTTGCCATTGGCGCCCAGCTCCTGGCCCGACAGGCGTTCTGCCGCGTGTTGGCTTGAGTCCAAACAGGCCGGTGAACGATGCGGGAATCCGGATCGAGCCGCCCCCGTCACTGGCACCGGCGACGGGCACGATGCCGGATGCGACAGCTGCCGCTGCTCCGCCGCTTGAGCCGCCTGGTGAATGGTCGGTATTCCACGGATTGTGCGTAGGTCCGAACAA
This is a stretch of genomic DNA from Planococcus maritimus. It encodes these proteins:
- a CDS encoding LysR family transcriptional regulator, with protein sequence MDHKLEIFVTTAEQKSFTRAAELLHMTPSAISLSIKALENKLGVRLFERSNKYVQLTEAGQVMYAQSKEILLKYDQLKLALTELDPSTAMPLSIGAAYTFGEYFLPGIIYAFSKRHPNITPSITIHNSKTIIEQIHKQELDIGFIVEGEASGNDVKTDLFAEEEMVIIARANHPIIHHSQVDRRLLEAETWIIREPGSGTRDVTDKLFAQLGIAPKKVMSFGSSQTIKESVALGLGISYLSESTVKIETKTGSIGAITLADFPNKSRFHYITHRASFHTPAAQLFLDFLNSYVLDEKVSVHTKKRLAEL
- a CDS encoding amidase, which translates into the protein MDMKTYVSLDATALAELVRKGEASPRELVELSFRRLDEVEPKLHAFTAERHESALREAEHGANGVFGGVPIALKNISQALAGERLSAGSKVLADFRPERDSHFVTRLKAAGLIPVGHTNTPEFGLKNISEPELFGPTHNPWNTDHSPGGSSGGAAAAVASGIVPVAGASDGGGSIRIPASFTGLFGLKPTRGRTPVGPGAGRQWQGASIDFALSRTVRDSAGLLDALQIVQPEAAFQTPLFPGKYTEQLDRDFDKPLNIAFSLESPVGTLVSEEAKTAVLKTVRWLEGQGHRIEEKTPDIDGVQLMREYYLMNSGEMALLKKNLEQSLGRRLTEDDMEIESWLLASAGRRVSAADYSASLAAWDAAAAKMAALHEHFDFYITPATAHAAPEIGELSHSPESRTRLLQALDMARDATDQQELIYAMFLPSLSYTPFTQLANLTGQPAMSLPLHVTQANLPLGVQVMAQKGEEHRLLQLARQIEQSDLWIGQQGNPFFQ
- a CDS encoding gamma-glutamyltransferase family protein: MDYSNHPFPGKRHTVFGKKGMVATSQPLAAQTGLEILKKGGNAIDAAIATAATLTVVEPTSNGIGGDAFALVWVKGELHGLNASGPSPQELTIEAVKAKGHDKMPTHGLVPITVPGVPAAWAELSKRFGKLSLAETLEPAIRYAEEGYPLTPILGKYWKKAYDIFNKNFTAKEFEAWFETFAPDGRVPEIGEMWKSPGHADTLRKIGETDAKAFYEGELAEKIDSFMTEHGGFLKKQDLAAYKAEWVKPISTSYKGHEVWEIPPNGQGMVAQMALNIFKQLDTPVWQHGNTLHQQIESMKLAYTDGQAFITEQTDMPVTAEHLLSDDYAASRAKEIGTEAVDPVAYELPKGGTVYLAAADEEGNMISYIQSNYMGFGSGIVIPGTGIGLQNRGADFSLDDSHPNALKPGKRTFHTIIPGFLTKAGEAVGPFGVMGGYMQPQGHFQVVVNTLDYLLNPQAALDMPRWQWMGGKKVTVEAEFPNYLAQELQRRGHQVEVMADPGSFGRGQIIWRNPETGVLAGGTESRTDGAIAVW